A genome region from Gammaproteobacteria bacterium includes the following:
- a CDS encoding HAMP domain-containing protein: MQNIVDGAPKKSLSLRTKINLAIALIFVLVIASVTFYSSQRQQEATLLLAEQQVKDMSTMYFDSLNTMMLTGTMSERGILRKKMLRRNHVLEARVVRGMPVKGQFGEGMPEEQAVDELDQRALAGEDVLVVKRGKEGRVVTVLTPFRATTNTRGVNCLQCHQVPSGAVNGAIRISYSLADLDAAVQKELWIGAGANVLLLGLGLVLVNLLLRNWISVPLRSVMDAVSRRAQGDRQARSNVMSYDELGQLARAFNKMADKVDESADRERHNAEELCRNVNELLSVVSRAAAGDLSVEVNVVGGGAIGELGRGLQQMIEGLRGLMEERRQAIEDLQAKVDGMLAMVTRAAGGDLTGTLPDLGEDAIGRLGKSMQCMVDKLSGLVNQVQQSGIQVTSSATEIAATAKQQEATAAEQAATVNEIVATSTEISATAKELLNTMEEVAHVSEATAEAAANGQSGLEKMEATMHHVVDASASIASKLEVLNEKASNINTVVTTITKVADQTNLLSLNAAIEAEKAGEYGQGFAVVATEIRRLADQTAVATWDIEQMVKEMQSAVTAGVMSVEKFSEEVRRSVAEVETVGHQLVQIIEQVQALTPRFETVHEGMQSQAQGAEQIKQAMIQLNEAAQQTVQSLRQSNSAIERLNDAAHGLQQGVSRFKVKKRDSDGGSWLASA; the protein is encoded by the coding sequence ATGCAGAACATCGTCGACGGCGCGCCGAAAAAATCACTTTCTTTGCGCACCAAGATCAATCTGGCCATCGCGCTTATTTTTGTGCTGGTGATTGCTTCAGTCACCTTTTATTCCAGTCAGCGCCAGCAGGAGGCCACGTTGTTGTTGGCCGAGCAGCAGGTCAAGGACATGTCCACCATGTACTTCGACAGCCTCAACACCATGATGCTGACCGGCACCATGAGCGAGCGTGGGATCTTGCGCAAGAAAATGTTGCGCCGCAACCATGTGCTGGAAGCGCGGGTGGTGCGGGGCATGCCGGTCAAGGGTCAGTTTGGGGAGGGCATGCCGGAAGAACAAGCGGTGGATGAGTTGGACCAGCGCGCCTTGGCCGGTGAAGATGTCCTGGTGGTGAAGCGTGGCAAAGAAGGCCGGGTAGTCACTGTGCTGACCCCTTTCCGGGCCACCACCAACACCCGCGGCGTCAACTGCCTGCAATGTCACCAGGTGCCCTCCGGGGCGGTCAATGGCGCCATCCGCATCAGCTATTCCCTGGCCGATCTGGATGCTGCCGTGCAAAAGGAACTGTGGATCGGCGCCGGTGCCAATGTTCTTTTGTTGGGCTTGGGCTTGGTGTTGGTGAACCTGTTGCTGCGCAACTGGATTTCGGTTCCCCTGCGTTCTGTTATGGACGCCGTGAGCCGGCGGGCCCAGGGCGACCGGCAGGCCCGCTCCAATGTGATGAGTTACGACGAGCTGGGGCAACTGGCCCGCGCCTTTAACAAGATGGCCGACAAGGTGGACGAAAGCGCCGACCGCGAGCGCCACAACGCGGAGGAGCTGTGCCGCAACGTCAACGAACTGTTGTCCGTGGTCAGCCGCGCCGCCGCGGGTGATCTGAGCGTTGAAGTCAATGTCGTCGGTGGCGGTGCCATAGGCGAACTGGGGCGTGGCTTGCAACAAATGATCGAGGGTCTCAGGGGCCTCATGGAGGAGCGCCGCCAGGCCATCGAGGATCTCCAGGCCAAGGTGGACGGCATGCTGGCCATGGTCACCCGGGCGGCGGGTGGCGATCTGACCGGCACCCTGCCCGATCTGGGCGAGGATGCCATCGGCCGCCTGGGCAAAAGCATGCAATGCATGGTGGACAAACTCAGCGGCCTGGTGAATCAGGTGCAGCAATCGGGTATCCAGGTCACCTCCTCGGCCACCGAAATCGCCGCCACCGCCAAGCAACAGGAGGCCACGGCGGCGGAACAGGCGGCGACGGTCAATGAAATTGTCGCCACATCAACGGAGATATCCGCCACCGCGAAGGAGTTGCTCAACACCATGGAAGAAGTGGCCCACGTGTCCGAGGCCACCGCCGAGGCGGCCGCCAATGGTCAGTCGGGCCTGGAAAAAATGGAAGCCACCATGCACCACGTGGTGGACGCCTCCGCCTCCATCGCCTCCAAGCTGGAAGTGCTCAACGAAAAGGCCAGCAACATCAACACCGTGGTCACCACCATCACCAAAGTGGCGGACCAGACTAACTTGCTGTCGCTGAATGCCGCCATTGAGGCGGAAAAAGCCGGCGAATACGGCCAGGGCTTCGCCGTGGTGGCCACCGAAATCCGCCGCCTGGCGGACCAGACCGCCGTGGCCACCTGGGACATCGAGCAGATGGTCAAGGAGATGCAGTCGGCGGTGACCGCCGGCGTGATGAGCGTGGAGAAATTCTCCGAGGAGGTGCGCCGCAGTGTGGCGGAAGTGGAAACCGTCGGCCATCAGCTGGTGCAGATCATCGAACAGGTGCAGGCGCTCACTCCCCGCTTCGAGACCGTGCACGAGGGGATGCAATCCCAGGCCCAGGGCGCCGAACAGATCAAGCAGGCCATGATCCAGCTCAACGAGGCGGCGCAGCAGACCGTGCAGTCCCTGCGGCAGTCCAATTCCGCCATCGAGCGCCTGAACGACGCCGCCCATGGCTTGCAGCAGGGGGTGTCCCGTTTCAAGGTGAAAAAGCGGGACAGCGACGGCGGTTCGTGGCTGGCCAGTGCCTGA
- a CDS encoding chemotaxis response regulator protein-glutamate methylesterase, translated as MRIAVVNDMSLAVESLRRVLTNAPAHELAWVARDGEEAVQRAAEDRPDLILMDLIMPRLNGAEATRRIMAVSPCPILVVTASVGGNASLVFEAMGAGALDAVRTPVLAQQGGAGAATLLDKIATIEKLVRPVPARRSRFSAPVAEAAAVARKPLLALGASTGGPKALAAVLSALPPDYAAGIVVVQHVDQQFSAELAAWLDAQTPNLVVRLARPGDRPEAGLALVAGTNDHLILDASLRLDYTPEPREQVYRPSVDVFFESVAARWRGDVAAALLTGMGRDGAMGLLRLKQGGAHTIAEHESTCAVYGMPKAAAQLNAARQILPLGDIAPALAQVFRPCADTGSRGAA; from the coding sequence ATGAGAATCGCGGTGGTCAATGACATGAGTCTGGCGGTGGAGAGCCTGCGCCGGGTGCTGACCAATGCGCCGGCGCACGAACTGGCCTGGGTGGCGCGTGACGGCGAGGAAGCGGTGCAGCGGGCGGCGGAAGACCGGCCTGATCTGATCCTGATGGACTTGATCATGCCGCGCTTGAACGGCGCTGAGGCTACCCGCCGGATTATGGCCGTCAGTCCCTGCCCCATCCTGGTGGTTACCGCTTCGGTGGGGGGGAATGCCTCCTTGGTCTTCGAGGCCATGGGCGCCGGAGCCCTGGATGCCGTGCGCACGCCGGTGCTGGCGCAGCAGGGTGGTGCCGGCGCGGCGACGCTGCTGGACAAAATCGCCACCATTGAAAAACTGGTGCGTCCCGTGCCCGCGCGCCGCAGCCGCTTTTCCGCCCCCGTGGCCGAGGCTGCTGCTGTCGCGCGCAAACCCTTGCTGGCCCTGGGCGCGTCCACTGGCGGGCCCAAGGCGCTGGCCGCTGTGCTCAGTGCTTTGCCACCGGACTATGCCGCCGGCATTGTCGTCGTCCAGCATGTGGATCAGCAGTTTTCCGCGGAACTGGCCGCCTGGCTGGATGCCCAGACGCCCAATCTGGTCGTGCGCCTGGCACGGCCCGGGGACAGACCCGAGGCTGGTCTGGCGCTGGTGGCCGGCACCAACGATCATCTGATTCTGGATGCGTCTCTGCGTCTGGACTACACGCCCGAACCGCGCGAGCAGGTGTACCGGCCTTCGGTGGACGTCTTTTTTGAAAGCGTCGCCGCCCGCTGGCGGGGCGACGTGGCCGCCGCCCTGCTCACCGGTATGGGGCGCGATGGTGCCATGGGATTGCTGCGCCTGAAACAGGGTGGCGCCCACACCATCGCCGAGCACGAATCCACCTGCGCCGTCTACGGCATGCCCAAGGCGGCGGCGCAACTGAACGCGGCGCGGCAGATCCTGCCCTTGGGTGATATTGCCCCGGCGCTGGCCCAAGTTTTCCGTCCCTGCGCCGATACAGGGTCCAGAGGCGCAGCATAA
- a CDS encoding hybrid sensor histidine kinase/response regulator has product MSERDSPLADHSMLELFRMEVDQHTAVLTDGLLRLEEGPAGAEQIEPLMRAAHSVKGAARLVGIRDAVELAHLMEDVLVAAQKGERVLEPGVIDVMLRGVDMLILVAELSEHPGGQLSAAQQTEYQSLLEDLRAIMAGRLPEGRRGEADERPASPDAAAQPAPAGEAEKAGPVVAPPARLASFGDAAAAAAMLAVFRDEVARSRSVLMQGLATWQSPPSREFVAPLLHAARAVKGAARLLGLGDAQALAQQLEALFSAAKQGAELAARTLEQMVAAVDFIDRIAQAGGGAHLSREEQERYIALCQALSDGGGRGAVSAADKPVGPESPSAAAPAPAAGGGAEDSPPADREGAPVPAAHRPKAEQEAAGRVLRISAGQLNRLMGLAGESMVEARWLRPYAESLIRLKRRQLELVTLLDALRESLDGELDRDRLHRLLREVQGRAADCRHILADRLAELESYDRRAVNLSSRLHREVVASRMRPFGDGVQGFPRMVRDVARSLNKQVQLQIDGQSTLVDRDILDKIEAPLNHLLRNAVDHGMEPPQEREAAGKPARGTIRLSAYHQAGMFSVVVEDDGRGVDLDKLRRKVIERGLVSEDMGARLTTAELMEFLFLPNFSTRDQVTEISGRGVGLDVVHDVVQEMRGMVRATSEPGKGTRFQLQLPLTLSVIPALLVEIGGEPYAFPLARIERILQVPAGAVREMEGYQYISVADHHIGLVAASQVLGVADGAGRREELSVVVLGERKSSYGVVVDRFLGERDLVVHVLPPQLGKIKDISSAALMEDGAPLLIVDVDDLLRSIEKMVGVTRLERVAGGPDSGRHTSRKRILIVDDSITVREVERKLLEGCGYQVNVAVDGIDGWNALHEGKFDLVITDIDMPRMDGIELVRTIRKDAQFARLPVMIVSYKDREEDRLRGLEAGADYYLTKGSFHDETLKEAVVELIGMAA; this is encoded by the coding sequence ATGAGCGAGCGTGACAGTCCCCTGGCGGACCATTCCATGCTGGAGCTGTTCCGCATGGAAGTGGACCAGCATACCGCCGTGCTGACCGACGGTCTGTTGCGGCTGGAGGAAGGGCCCGCCGGCGCGGAGCAGATCGAGCCGCTCATGCGCGCCGCCCATTCCGTCAAGGGCGCGGCCCGGCTGGTGGGTATCCGTGATGCCGTGGAACTGGCCCATCTCATGGAAGATGTGCTGGTGGCGGCCCAAAAGGGCGAGCGCGTTCTGGAACCCGGCGTCATTGATGTCATGCTGCGGGGTGTGGACATGCTGATTCTGGTGGCGGAACTCAGCGAACACCCCGGTGGGCAGCTCAGCGCCGCCCAGCAAACGGAATACCAAAGCCTGCTCGAAGATTTGCGGGCCATCATGGCGGGCCGGCTGCCGGAGGGGCGGCGCGGGGAAGCGGATGAACGCCCGGCCAGCCCCGACGCGGCGGCTCAGCCGGCGCCCGCCGGGGAGGCGGAGAAGGCGGGGCCGGTGGTGGCGCCGCCCGCCCGTCTGGCCTCCTTCGGCGATGCTGCGGCTGCGGCGGCCATGCTGGCCGTGTTTCGCGACGAGGTGGCACGCTCGCGCAGCGTGCTCATGCAGGGACTGGCAACTTGGCAAAGCCCCCCCAGCCGCGAATTTGTGGCGCCGCTGCTCCATGCCGCGCGCGCCGTCAAAGGCGCCGCCCGCCTGCTCGGACTGGGTGACGCGCAAGCCCTTGCCCAGCAGTTGGAAGCTTTGTTCAGCGCCGCCAAGCAGGGCGCGGAGCTTGCCGCGCGGACGCTGGAGCAGATGGTGGCTGCGGTGGATTTTATTGACCGCATCGCCCAGGCCGGTGGCGGTGCCCATCTGAGCCGGGAAGAGCAGGAACGCTACATCGCCCTTTGTCAGGCGCTCAGCGACGGGGGAGGGCGGGGCGCGGTGTCCGCTGCGGACAAGCCGGTCGGGCCTGAATCACCGTCTGCGGCGGCGCCGGCGCCCGCCGCCGGAGGGGGCGCGGAGGACAGTCCGCCAGCGGACCGGGAAGGGGCGCCGGTCCCCGCCGCCCACCGGCCCAAGGCGGAGCAGGAGGCAGCCGGGCGGGTACTGCGCATCAGTGCCGGGCAGCTCAACCGCCTCATGGGCTTGGCGGGTGAGTCCATGGTGGAGGCGCGTTGGCTCAGGCCTTATGCTGAAAGCCTGATCCGCCTGAAACGCCGTCAGTTGGAGCTGGTTACCCTGCTCGATGCCCTGCGCGAATCCCTGGACGGCGAGTTGGACCGCGACCGCTTGCATCGGCTCCTGCGGGAGGTGCAGGGCCGGGCCGCCGACTGCCGCCACATTCTCGCCGACCGTCTGGCCGAGCTGGAATCCTACGACCGCCGGGCGGTGAACCTGTCCAGCCGTTTGCACCGCGAAGTGGTAGCCAGCCGCATGCGTCCCTTCGGCGACGGGGTGCAGGGTTTTCCCCGCATGGTGCGGGACGTGGCCCGTTCCCTGAACAAACAGGTGCAGCTGCAAATCGACGGTCAGAGCACCCTGGTGGACCGCGACATCCTGGACAAGATCGAAGCGCCCCTCAATCACCTGCTGCGCAACGCCGTGGACCACGGCATGGAACCGCCGCAGGAGCGCGAGGCGGCGGGGAAGCCGGCGCGGGGCACCATCCGGCTGTCGGCCTATCACCAGGCGGGCATGTTCTCCGTGGTGGTGGAAGACGATGGCCGCGGCGTGGATTTGGACAAGCTCAGGCGCAAAGTCATCGAGCGGGGGCTGGTTAGCGAAGACATGGGCGCCCGGCTTACCACCGCTGAGTTGATGGAGTTTCTGTTTCTGCCCAATTTCAGCACCCGCGACCAGGTGACCGAAATCTCCGGCCGCGGCGTGGGCCTGGACGTGGTACACGATGTGGTGCAGGAAATGCGCGGCATGGTGCGGGCCACCTCAGAGCCGGGCAAGGGCACACGCTTTCAGTTGCAACTGCCGCTCACCCTGTCGGTGATACCGGCCTTGCTGGTGGAGATCGGTGGCGAGCCCTATGCCTTTCCCCTGGCCCGTATCGAACGCATATTGCAGGTGCCCGCCGGGGCGGTGCGGGAGATGGAGGGCTATCAATACATCAGCGTGGCCGACCACCACATCGGCCTGGTGGCCGCCAGCCAGGTGCTGGGTGTCGCCGACGGGGCCGGCCGGCGGGAGGAGTTGTCGGTGGTGGTGCTGGGCGAACGCAAAAGCTCCTATGGCGTTGTGGTGGACCGCTTCCTGGGCGAGCGGGATCTGGTGGTGCACGTGCTGCCGCCGCAACTGGGCAAAATCAAGGACATCAGCTCGGCCGCCCTGATGGAAGACGGTGCGCCGCTGCTCATTGTCGATGTTGACGACCTGCTGCGATCCATCGAGAAAATGGTGGGCGTGACGCGGCTGGAACGGGTGGCGGGCGGCCCGGACAGCGGGCGCCACACCTCGCGCAAGCGCATTCTGATCGTGGACGATTCCATCACTGTGCGCGAAGTGGAGCGCAAGCTGCTGGAGGGCTGCGGCTACCAGGTCAACGTGGCGGTGGACGGCATCGACGGTTGGAACGCCTTGCACGAAGGCAAGTTCGACCTGGTGATCACCGACATCGACATGCCGCGCATGGACGGGATCGAACTGGTGCGCACGATCCGCAAAGATGCCCAGTTTGCCCGTCTGCCGGTGATGATCGTGTCCTACAAAGACCGGGAGGAAGACCGCCTGCGGGGGCTGGAAGCCGGTGCGGATTACTACCTCACCAAGGGCAGTTTCCATGACGAGACCTTGAAAGAGGCGGTGGTGGAATTGATCGGGATGGCGGCATGA
- a CDS encoding purine-binding chemotaxis protein CheW, with protein MYLLFAVADERFGINVAEVVEVIPWVPLQRMPQAPACVAGIFSYRGTAVPVVDLSCLLAEQPSTPLLSTRIVLVRRPGPGAAMLGLVAERVTETVKFKEGDFIATGEGESGFAGKLAMDEAGIIRCLDLSELLPREALARFSGLNLEGHGNTRGAPT; from the coding sequence ATGTACTTGCTGTTTGCAGTGGCCGACGAGCGTTTCGGCATCAATGTGGCGGAGGTGGTGGAAGTCATCCCCTGGGTGCCCTTGCAGCGCATGCCGCAGGCGCCCGCCTGTGTGGCGGGTATTTTCAGCTATCGCGGCACGGCCGTGCCCGTCGTTGATCTGTCCTGCCTGTTGGCCGAACAGCCTTCCACCCCCCTGTTGAGCACCCGCATCGTGCTGGTCCGGCGGCCGGGGCCGGGTGCCGCCATGCTGGGGCTGGTGGCCGAGCGGGTGACCGAGACCGTCAAATTCAAAGAGGGCGATTTTATTGCCACTGGCGAGGGGGAGTCCGGCTTTGCCGGCAAGCTGGCCATGGACGAGGCCGGCATCATCCGCTGCCTGGACTTGTCCGAACTGCTGCCCCGCGAGGCGCTGGCCCGGTTCAGCGGCCTCAATTTGGAAGGCCACGGCAACACAAGGGGCGCACCAACGTGA
- a CDS encoding methyltransferase domain-containing protein — protein MSLRQIELMLREQTGLDSESVGSATISRVVQQRMQSLSLGALREYIELLRTDSEERQRLIEDVMVPETWFFRDGEPFRLLAEYLAGPQWCKPAGLLRVLSVPCATGEEPYSIAMVLKDQGYGPGQARVTGVDISRRVLARAEQAVYGPNSFRGDEGHYLARYFQAEPHGQVVCQAVREMVEFRHGNLLHDVILGGVPQYHIVFCRNVLIYFDRELQDQVLARLHRLLVPGGLLFVGHAEGGRVPRDRFQVVDRSGAFAYCKRDAPLAAAMGPKERRRKKPGPGPGKGSAAKHCGKEAVQRLRRQARAELKHIPLAGREERPDLDEAERLADQGRLAEAARCCEAHLSHNAACADGYYLLGLIRQAQGQEDTAYRLFRQAVYLAPLHSQALMHLAVQAEARGERDAAILFRMRAERALGNTGDSARS, from the coding sequence GTGAGCTTGCGGCAAATCGAGCTTATGCTGCGGGAGCAAACCGGCCTGGACAGTGAGTCGGTGGGCAGCGCCACCATCAGCCGCGTGGTCCAGCAGCGCATGCAGAGTCTCTCACTCGGTGCCCTGCGGGAATATATCGAGCTGCTCAGAACCGATTCCGAAGAGCGGCAGCGCCTGATCGAAGACGTGATGGTGCCCGAGACCTGGTTTTTTCGTGATGGCGAGCCCTTTCGCCTGCTGGCCGAGTACCTGGCGGGACCGCAGTGGTGCAAGCCTGCGGGCCTGTTGCGCGTTCTCAGCGTGCCCTGCGCCACGGGGGAAGAGCCCTATTCCATCGCCATGGTGCTCAAGGATCAGGGCTATGGCCCCGGGCAGGCGCGGGTGACGGGGGTGGACATCAGCCGGCGGGTGCTGGCGCGGGCGGAACAGGCGGTTTATGGCCCCAACTCCTTTCGTGGTGATGAGGGGCACTATCTGGCGCGTTATTTCCAGGCGGAGCCTCACGGACAGGTGGTCTGTCAGGCGGTGCGGGAGATGGTGGAGTTTCGCCACGGCAATCTTCTGCACGATGTGATCCTCGGGGGGGTTCCCCAATATCACATTGTGTTTTGCCGCAATGTGCTCATCTACTTTGACCGCGAGTTGCAGGATCAGGTGCTGGCCCGGCTGCACCGCTTGCTGGTGCCGGGAGGCTTGTTGTTTGTGGGGCACGCCGAGGGGGGGCGGGTGCCCCGGGATCGCTTTCAAGTTGTGGACCGCTCCGGTGCCTTTGCCTACTGCAAGCGCGACGCCCCTCTGGCGGCAGCCATGGGGCCGAAGGAAAGGCGGCGCAAGAAGCCGGGGCCGGGACCGGGCAAGGGGTCCGCCGCGAAGCATTGTGGCAAAGAAGCGGTGCAACGTCTGCGCCGCCAGGCGCGGGCAGAGCTGAAGCATATCCCCCTGGCCGGGCGTGAGGAGCGTCCGGACCTGGACGAGGCGGAACGCTTGGCGGACCAGGGGCGCCTGGCCGAGGCGGCGCGTTGTTGCGAAGCCCATTTGAGCCACAACGCCGCCTGCGCGGACGGCTACTACCTGCTGGGATTGATCCGCCAGGCCCAGGGTCAGGAAGACACGGCCTATCGCCTGTTCCGCCAGGCCGTCTATCTTGCCCCCCTGCACAGCCAGGCCTTGATGCACCTGGCTGTGCAGGCGGAAGCGCGGGGAGAGCGGGATGCCGCCATATTGTTTCGCATGCGGGCGGAGCGGGCACTGGGCAACACGGGTGACAGCGCGCGTTCATAG
- a CDS encoding EAL domain-containing protein, which yields MTVCGERVIPLPRRRSLKSGRIPRILIVNDSPDTRDLLTRNLKQAGYSHIKEAGDGRAAIRQLKLSKVDVLITDIHMPHLDGWRLARMVRSGLFSSASTIPIIAVSATYSERLAESSAREFGINRFLALPLARRQILADTVTELLEDSGQFVPKPSLLIIEDDPDTAVLASRMLRHRFQVEVVTDGRTGLTRWREGNYDLVLLDVMLPKLAGPEVLNEMLKLKPRQAVVIMTADGTAERCEELMLDGAVDFIAKPFHANQLREICEMALRRDDWLTNNEEFSQRGHALRTVQENYQKIADAHQRLLDNLGAVVFELDTKGRLRFLNLAWEQLSQHKVRDTLGRPLHEFLHTEDRRHYRSVMKSLAEGRTLHHKQELRLQNKQGEVLWAEITLDCRQHPVHGVEAIVGHLTDITERKRAMEQVEHMAMHDSLTGLYNRRYFEMSLEHTLASGARSGAPHALLYIDLDHFQMLNDTLGHREGDLILKEVSELLAARTRSADTLCRLGGDEFALLLTHTDRPQAIAVAEAIIKAINDHTFSSGDTSLTLGCSIGVSLLDGGQAGAAEHLVRADKASFVAKNRGRNLVHVYNPADRDSEELRHTVDWAHRVRQAIAEQQLELHIQPIVDTVSRAVHHYEALLRLHSPGHQELVTPATFIPAVEKAGQIHALDRWVINRAMEHLATHRWIHCLAINLSGRAFEDPDLIHYIQATLKHHRLEPQRVIFEITETASVANITETQRMIRRLRKVGCRFALDDFGTGYCSYQYLRQLPTDYLKLDGSYIRNIAHNDLDLTMVRSMNEIAHILGKKTIAECVESNAVMEHLRNIGVDYVQGNNTGGVAPINEYRAAHPRISPA from the coding sequence ATGACCGTCTGTGGTGAACGCGTTATCCCCCTGCCCCGCCGCCGCAGCCTCAAAAGCGGCCGCATCCCCCGAATATTGATCGTCAACGACTCCCCCGATACCCGCGACCTCCTTACCCGCAATCTCAAACAGGCGGGGTATTCCCATATCAAAGAAGCCGGTGACGGCCGCGCTGCCATCCGCCAGCTCAAGCTGAGCAAGGTGGATGTGTTGATTACCGACATCCACATGCCGCACCTGGATGGCTGGCGCCTGGCGCGCATGGTGCGGTCCGGCCTGTTCAGCTCTGCCAGCACCATCCCCATCATCGCCGTCTCCGCCACCTACAGCGAGCGCCTCGCGGAAAGCAGCGCCAGGGAATTCGGCATCAACCGTTTCCTGGCACTGCCGCTGGCGCGTCGCCAGATCCTGGCGGATACCGTTACTGAGTTGCTGGAAGACAGCGGCCAGTTCGTGCCCAAACCCTCCTTGCTCATCATCGAGGACGATCCTGACACCGCCGTACTGGCCTCGCGCATGCTGCGGCACCGTTTCCAGGTGGAAGTGGTCACCGATGGCCGCACCGGTTTGACCCGCTGGCGCGAAGGCAACTACGACCTGGTGCTGTTGGACGTGATGCTGCCCAAACTGGCAGGGCCGGAAGTGTTGAATGAAATGCTGAAACTCAAGCCCCGCCAGGCCGTGGTCATCATGACCGCCGACGGCACCGCCGAGCGCTGTGAAGAGCTCATGCTGGACGGGGCCGTGGATTTCATCGCCAAGCCCTTCCACGCCAATCAATTGCGCGAAATCTGCGAAATGGCCCTGCGGCGCGACGACTGGCTGACCAACAATGAGGAATTCTCCCAGCGCGGTCACGCGCTGCGAACGGTGCAAGAAAACTATCAGAAAATCGCCGACGCCCATCAACGCCTGCTGGACAACCTCGGCGCGGTGGTCTTCGAACTGGATACAAAAGGCCGGCTGCGCTTTTTGAATCTGGCCTGGGAACAGCTCAGTCAACATAAAGTGCGCGACACCCTGGGGCGGCCGCTGCATGAGTTTCTTCACACCGAAGACCGGCGCCACTACCGCAGCGTGATGAAATCCCTGGCCGAGGGCCGGACACTGCACCACAAACAGGAACTGCGCCTGCAGAACAAACAGGGCGAGGTGCTCTGGGCCGAGATCACCCTGGACTGCCGCCAGCATCCGGTGCACGGCGTGGAAGCCATCGTCGGCCACCTGACGGACATCACCGAGCGCAAACGCGCCATGGAACAGGTGGAACACATGGCGATGCACGACAGCCTTACCGGCCTTTACAACCGGCGCTACTTCGAAATGAGCCTGGAGCACACCCTGGCCAGCGGTGCCCGCTCGGGCGCGCCCCACGCCCTGCTCTACATCGATCTCGACCATTTTCAAATGCTCAACGACACCCTGGGGCACAGGGAAGGTGACCTCATCCTCAAGGAGGTGTCGGAACTGCTGGCCGCCCGCACCCGAAGTGCCGACACCTTGTGCCGCCTGGGTGGCGATGAATTCGCCCTGTTGCTCACCCATACCGACCGGCCTCAGGCCATCGCTGTCGCCGAGGCCATCATCAAAGCCATCAACGACCACACCTTCTCTTCCGGCGACACAAGCCTGACCCTGGGCTGCAGCATTGGCGTGAGCCTGTTGGACGGCGGCCAGGCAGGTGCTGCGGAACATCTGGTGCGGGCGGACAAGGCCAGTTTCGTGGCCAAAAACCGGGGCCGCAACCTCGTGCATGTGTACAACCCTGCAGACCGGGACAGCGAAGAACTGCGCCATACCGTCGATTGGGCCCACCGCGTCCGCCAGGCCATTGCCGAACAACAACTGGAGCTGCACATACAGCCCATCGTCGATACCGTCAGCCGGGCCGTGCATCACTACGAAGCCCTGCTGCGCCTGCACTCACCCGGTCACCAGGAATTGGTCACCCCGGCAACGTTCATCCCCGCGGTGGAAAAAGCCGGCCAGATTCATGCCCTGGACCGCTGGGTGATCAACCGTGCCATGGAGCATCTGGCGACGCACCGCTGGATTCATTGCCTGGCTATCAATCTTTCCGGGCGCGCCTTTGAGGACCCCGACCTCATCCACTACATCCAGGCCACCCTGAAGCACCACCGCCTCGAGCCGCAGCGCGTCATTTTTGAAATCACCGAAACCGCCAGCGTGGCCAACATCACCGAAACCCAGCGCATGATCCGCAGGCTCAGAAAAGTGGGCTGCCGCTTCGCTCTGGACGACTTCGGCACCGGCTATTGCTCTTATCAGTATCTCCGCCAGCTGCCCACCGACTATCTCAAGCTCGACGGTTCCTACATCAGAAACATCGCCCACAACGATCTCGACCTCACCATGGTGCGCTCCATGAACGAGATTGCCCACATACTCGGCAAAAAAACCATCGCGGAATGCGTGGAAAGCAATGCGGTCATGGAACACTTGCGCAACATCGGGGTGGACTATGTGCAGGGAAACAACACCGGCGGCGTCGCGCCCATCAACGAATACCGCGCCGCCCACCCCCGCATCAGCCCTGCCTGA
- a CDS encoding purine-binding chemotaxis protein CheW, with protein MQGHRKPEPNAVSGVGVDDCWNRIGVWGQGGERCPELERVVHCINCKVYAASGRRLLDRAADPAYLAAWGRQLREVKRSTNTRTASILIFRIADEWLGFPASLFQEVLDVRPVHSLPHNNSPALKGLVNVRGELLLCVSLGRLLGIDRAEAGAARDATKRLARMVVIAEGTTRYVFPVNEVKGIHRYAEAELRGAPATVSHSSSNYLRGMLRWDGRQVSCLDPALLFAALHRVVE; from the coding sequence ATGCAGGGACACCGAAAGCCTGAACCAAACGCCGTCTCCGGGGTGGGCGTGGACGACTGCTGGAACCGCATCGGTGTCTGGGGCCAGGGCGGGGAGCGCTGCCCCGAGTTGGAACGAGTCGTTCACTGCATCAACTGCAAAGTTTACGCGGCCAGCGGCCGCCGCTTGCTGGATCGCGCCGCCGATCCCGCCTACCTGGCCGCCTGGGGCAGACAGCTGCGCGAAGTCAAGCGCAGCACCAATACCCGCACCGCTTCCATACTGATCTTCCGCATTGCCGACGAATGGCTGGGTTTTCCCGCCAGCCTGTTCCAGGAAGTGCTGGACGTGCGCCCGGTACACAGTCTGCCCCACAACAACAGTCCCGCGCTCAAGGGCTTGGTCAATGTGCGGGGGGAATTGCTGCTGTGTGTCTCCCTGGGGCGGCTGCTGGGCATCGACCGGGCGGAAGCCGGCGCTGCCCGTGATGCCACCAAGCGCCTGGCGCGCATGGTAGTCATCGCGGAGGGGACCACCCGGTATGTGTTTCCGGTCAACGAGGTCAAGGGCATCCACCGCTATGCGGAAGCGGAACTGCGCGGCGCCCCGGCCACGGTCAGTCACAGCAGCTCGAACTATCTGCGCGGCATGTTGCGCTGGGACGGCCGGCAGGTGAGTTGTCTGGACCCGGCTTTGTTGTTTGCCGCGCTGCACAGGGTGGTGGAATGA